One part of the Sphingobacterium sp. LZ7M1 genome encodes these proteins:
- a CDS encoding RteC domain-containing protein, translated as MDKFYNETYLKLETEIQELEIENDNPVQRTEAIIYRIVECLSEIKDYVLKRGFTNVDEEIRFFKYQKPVIVSKLIYYNAIYKIETRKPYGAKRIRKYLKKELKKLKRFFDNNIDFYKYYRSNNSFLDEKMFVRGKHDIKLWLDTYYFQSDQSFSTSHDYKVAKIMANDLIQVYLEDQLYCTYKRLFIKRTAISGLNWTGSKAALTELIYSLYYQSVLDNGNTDIRLIAEYFENAFNIDLGNFYHTYLEIRNRKLFVEA; from the coding sequence ATGGATAAATTTTACAATGAAACATATCTTAAATTGGAAACAGAAATCCAAGAACTGGAGATTGAAAACGATAACCCGGTACAACGGACAGAAGCCATTATATACCGGATTGTGGAATGTCTGTCCGAAATTAAAGATTATGTTTTGAAACGAGGATTTACAAATGTTGATGAAGAAATCCGATTTTTTAAATATCAAAAGCCAGTCATTGTTTCAAAATTGATTTATTATAATGCCATTTACAAAATCGAGACGAGGAAGCCCTACGGGGCTAAGCGCATTAGAAAATATCTTAAAAAAGAATTGAAGAAGCTAAAAAGGTTTTTCGACAATAACATTGATTTTTATAAATATTACCGAAGCAACAACTCGTTTCTTGACGAGAAAATGTTTGTTCGGGGCAAGCACGATATAAAACTGTGGCTGGATACCTATTATTTTCAGTCCGACCAATCTTTTTCTACTTCCCACGATTATAAGGTAGCCAAGATAATGGCGAATGATTTGATACAGGTGTATCTCGAAGACCAGCTTTACTGCACCTACAAGCGTTTGTTTATAAAACGAACTGCTATTTCGGGGCTGAACTGGACAGGTAGTAAAGCTGCTTTGACAGAACTCATTTACTCCCTATACTACCAAAGCGTTCTCGATAATGGCAATACGGATATTAGGTTGATAGCGGAATATTTTGAAAATGCCTTTAATATTGATTTGGGAAACTTTTACCATACCTATCTCGAAATACGCAACCGGAAACTTTTTGTTGAAGCTTAA
- a CDS encoding TolC family protein, producing the protein MYKRFIVLIIILSSWSSYLLAQQPLSLEEAISQMKQNNSQLRVQQKDIDFSNAELESTKSGFLPKVSVSHTAFFTNDPLNSFGFKLQQKVSGCVFRDRYGKSFPNQY; encoded by the coding sequence ATGTATAAAAGATTTATAGTACTAATTATTATCCTTTCTTCATGGAGCTCATATTTATTGGCACAGCAGCCACTAAGCTTAGAAGAAGCGATCAGCCAAATGAAGCAGAATAATTCGCAGCTTCGGGTACAACAAAAAGATATTGATTTTTCAAATGCAGAACTGGAAAGTACGAAATCTGGATTTCTCCCGAAGGTTTCTGTGAGCCACACGGCGTTTTTTACCAATGACCCCTTGAATTCTTTCGGGTTTAAGCTTCAACAAAAAGTTTCCGGTTGCGTATTTCGAGATAGGTATGGTAAAAGTTTCCCAAATCAATATTAA